One segment of Deinococcus sp. Leaf326 DNA contains the following:
- a CDS encoding GNAT family N-acetyltransferase — protein MAERPGGGEGGAAPQSGRVTLKRVVDLSPGEWRTLHSFFRSRELADWNAAKPIRLPEWLFRKIMTEEEQTGERAGFGVLDEVGRLIGSAELYDFRPSPPLRPTTATLGVMIGLPALWGQGYGREAVRALLAWAFTSFQPPLARVRLTTFGHNRRAQRAFAAVGFTETGRTERAERTEVHMELTRAAWESLQNR, from the coding sequence ATGGCCGAGCGGCCGGGCGGGGGAGAGGGCGGCGCGGCGCCGCAGTCGGGCCGCGTGACCCTGAAACGGGTCGTGGACCTCTCGCCGGGCGAGTGGCGCACGCTGCACTCCTTTTTCCGCAGCCGCGAGCTGGCCGACTGGAACGCGGCCAAGCCCATCCGGCTGCCCGAGTGGCTGTTCCGCAAGATCATGACCGAGGAGGAGCAGACCGGCGAACGCGCGGGCTTCGGCGTGCTGGACGAGGTGGGGCGATTGATCGGCAGCGCCGAGCTCTACGATTTCCGGCCCTCGCCGCCGCTGCGGCCTACGACCGCCACCCTGGGCGTCATGATCGGGCTGCCGGCGCTGTGGGGCCAGGGCTACGGCCGCGAGGCGGTGCGGGCGCTGCTGGCCTGGGCCTTCACGTCCTTCCAGCCGCCGCTGGCGCGCGTGCGCCTGACCACCTTCGGGCACAACCGCCGCGCGCAGCGGGCCTTCGCGGCCGTGGGGTTCACCGAGACCGGCCGCACGGAGCGCGCCGAGCGTACCGAGGTGCATATGGAACTGACGCGCGCGGCTTGGGAAAGCCTTCAGAACCGGTGA
- a CDS encoding D-isomer specific 2-hydroxyacid dehydrogenase family protein, translating to MRVLLPDLPEFRALNESGGVLGAELAFYSSGEVPAGDAQGAVLWMVDAETRGRLLKTPGLEWALTLTAGIDHVRAALPAGVALYNASRLHDRAVAVHVVAGMLAAERGLPGFRDAQRRGDWASPVTPAASGLRTLDGLNVVVWGFGGIGRLVRDLLSPFGAHVEGIRSGTPDAERDRLLAEADWVVLLLPSTPQTRGLVNAEVLSGLKHGAWLSNQGRGNLVVTDDLLAALRSGHLGGAVLDVTDPEPLPAGHPLWEAPNVLITPHIASTTTDLVVRGAALTRDFLLDLTQGREPEGRVEEGRAY from the coding sequence ATGCGAGTGCTGCTGCCCGACCTGCCCGAATTCCGCGCCCTGAACGAGTCCGGCGGGGTGCTCGGCGCCGAACTGGCCTTCTACAGCTCCGGCGAGGTGCCGGCCGGGGACGCGCAGGGCGCCGTGCTGTGGATGGTGGACGCCGAGACCCGCGGCCGCCTCCTGAAAACGCCGGGCCTGGAGTGGGCGCTGACGCTGACCGCCGGGATCGACCACGTGCGCGCCGCCCTGCCCGCGGGTGTGGCCCTGTACAACGCCAGCCGACTGCACGACCGCGCGGTGGCAGTACACGTGGTCGCCGGGATGCTCGCGGCCGAGCGGGGCCTGCCCGGGTTCCGGGACGCGCAGCGCCGGGGCGACTGGGCCTCGCCGGTCACACCTGCCGCCTCCGGGCTGCGGACCCTGGACGGACTGAACGTCGTGGTGTGGGGCTTCGGGGGCATCGGGCGCCTCGTGCGCGACCTGCTCTCGCCCTTCGGCGCGCACGTGGAGGGTATACGTTCGGGCACTCCCGACGCCGAGCGCGACCGCCTGCTCGCGGAGGCCGACTGGGTGGTGCTGCTGCTGCCCAGCACGCCGCAGACCCGCGGCCTCGTGAACGCGGAGGTGCTCTCTGGTCTCAAGCACGGCGCCTGGCTGTCGAACCAGGGCCGGGGCAACCTCGTGGTGACGGACGACCTTCTGGCGGCGCTGCGGAGCGGGCACCTCGGCGGCGCGGTCCTCGACGTGACCGACCCCGAGCCGCTGCCCGCCGGGCATCCGCTGTGGGAGGCGCCCAACGTGCTCATCACGCCGCACATCGCCAGCACGACCACCGACCTCGTGGTGCGCGGCGCCGCCCTGACCCGTGATTTTCTGCTCGATCTCACCCAGGGCCGCGAGCCGGAGGGCCGGGTGGAGGAGGGCCGGGCGTACTGA
- a CDS encoding NAD(P)-dependent oxidoreductase produces the protein MTTTAFLGLGAMGAPMAAHLARRAQDTGGRALVWNRTPGRAEAHAAAHGSHAATLDEVAGADLIFTCLPTSAEVDDLIAALEAHLRPGTLWVDCTSGHPEAAPRQRARLAARGVGFLDAPVSGGTGGAEAGALTVMVGGPEAEVEAARPHLAFAGLVVRVGDTGAGFAVKAVNNALLAANLWVAGEGLATLVRAGVDAGAALEVINASSGRSNVSQNLIPQRVLTREFPATFALGLLAKDAGIAMDLVQTGKGSAPVLAQVAGLTRAAAQVVGPEQDHTAALKLIEAFNGVEIK, from the coding sequence ATGACCACGACTGCTTTTCTGGGGCTGGGCGCGATGGGCGCGCCGATGGCCGCCCACCTCGCCCGGCGCGCGCAAGACACGGGCGGGCGCGCCCTCGTCTGGAACCGGACGCCGGGCCGCGCCGAGGCCCACGCCGCCGCGCACGGCAGCCATGCCGCCACATTGGACGAGGTGGCCGGCGCCGACCTGATCTTCACCTGCCTGCCCACGAGCGCGGAGGTGGACGACCTGATCGCGGCGCTGGAGGCGCACCTGCGCCCCGGCACGCTGTGGGTGGACTGCACGAGCGGGCACCCGGAGGCGGCGCCCCGCCAGCGTGCGCGGCTCGCGGCCCGCGGCGTGGGCTTTCTCGACGCGCCGGTCAGCGGCGGCACGGGCGGCGCCGAGGCGGGCGCCCTGACCGTGATGGTCGGCGGCCCCGAGGCCGAGGTCGAGGCGGCCCGGCCGCACCTCGCCTTCGCGGGGCTGGTCGTGCGGGTGGGGGACACGGGCGCGGGCTTCGCGGTCAAGGCCGTGAACAACGCCCTGCTGGCGGCGAACCTGTGGGTGGCCGGCGAGGGACTGGCGACCCTGGTGCGCGCCGGGGTGGACGCGGGCGCGGCGCTGGAGGTCATCAACGCGAGCAGCGGGCGCAGCAACGTGTCGCAGAACCTCATTCCCCAACGGGTCTTGACCCGCGAGTTCCCCGCGACCTTTGCGCTCGGCCTGCTCGCCAAGGACGCCGGCATCGCGATGGACCTCGTTCAGACCGGCAAGGGCAGCGCGCCGGTGCTCGCGCAGGTCGCGGGCCTGACCCGCGCCGCGGCGCAGGTGGTCGGACCTGAACAGGACCACACGGCCGCCCTGAAACTCATTGAGGCCTTCAACGGCGTGGAGATCAAATGA
- a CDS encoding DegV family protein has protein sequence MSVPQFGVATDGGIDTYAGLKNGVPIAPFSVNFGAKSYRTFDLSREALFRELETNPVHPTSSQPSPQDWLAAFGEAAERSGSRDILAVTISSGLSGSRNAAEQAAAMAPHLRVTLHDSLTLSAAQAFQVHAAQTAAEAGESMATALAWTKAVSDETELYFTIETLEYLRRGGRIGRVAATLGGLLNLKPVVTVDKANGGTYTNVGRARSYSGGIEALVKQIDRKFGEGTPLRAGLLYGNIHDDAPAALKLLQAHHPILWSGEAGVNPVLNIHTGPRALGVAAAPGPWPWER, from the coding sequence ATGAGCGTTCCCCAGTTCGGCGTGGCCACGGACGGCGGCATCGACACCTACGCGGGCCTGAAGAACGGCGTGCCCATCGCGCCCTTTTCGGTCAACTTCGGCGCGAAGTCCTACCGCACCTTCGACCTGAGCCGCGAGGCCCTGTTCCGTGAGCTCGAAACCAACCCGGTCCACCCCACCTCCAGCCAGCCGAGCCCGCAGGACTGGCTCGCCGCGTTCGGGGAAGCCGCCGAGCGCTCGGGCAGCCGGGACATCCTGGCCGTGACCATCAGCTCGGGCCTGAGCGGCAGCCGCAACGCCGCCGAACAGGCCGCCGCGATGGCCCCGCACCTGCGCGTGACCCTGCACGACTCGCTGACCCTCAGCGCCGCGCAGGCCTTTCAGGTGCACGCCGCCCAGACCGCGGCCGAGGCGGGCGAGAGCATGGCGACCGCCCTGGCGTGGACGAAGGCCGTCTCGGACGAAACCGAGCTGTACTTCACCATCGAGACGCTGGAATACCTGCGCCGCGGCGGGCGCATCGGCCGGGTCGCGGCGACGCTGGGCGGGCTGCTGAACCTCAAGCCGGTGGTCACGGTGGACAAGGCGAACGGGGGCACCTATACCAATGTGGGCCGCGCACGCAGCTATTCGGGCGGTATTGAGGCGCTGGTCAAGCAGATCGACCGCAAATTCGGCGAGGGCACGCCGCTGCGGGCCGGGCTGCTGTACGGCAATATCCACGACGACGCCCCCGCCGCCCTGAAGCTCCTGCAGGCCCACCATCCCATCCTCTGGTCGGGCGAGGCGGGCGTGAACCCGGTCCTCAACATCCACACCGGACCGCGCGCGCTGGGCGTGGCCGCCGCGCCGGGCCCGTGGCCCTGGGAACGCTGA
- a CDS encoding cytochrome c biogenesis CcdA family protein gives MSLDVTQPVLAQALAAPTLTVAFLAGLVSFLSPCVLPLVPSYLGVIGGARAPLLRALGFILGFGLVFMALGATASTLGAALAPHKALLAQLAGVLILFFGLVMLGALRLPFLMRDTRQLADAGGYGPVALGAAFAFGWSPCLGPALGSILGLAASTASLQTGVGLLAAYTAGLAVPFLLAALLWDRLKLRRLNRYAGVFEKVGGALLVAVGVLMLTGQFTRLASFFYSVMPAWLIS, from the coding sequence ATGAGTCTAGACGTGACCCAGCCCGTGCTGGCCCAGGCCTTGGCGGCCCCCACGCTGACCGTGGCGTTTCTGGCGGGGCTGGTGTCGTTTCTCAGTCCCTGCGTGCTGCCGCTGGTGCCCAGCTACCTGGGGGTGATCGGCGGGGCGCGGGCGCCACTGCTGCGCGCGCTCGGGTTCATCCTGGGCTTCGGGCTGGTGTTCATGGCGCTGGGGGCGACCGCCAGCACGCTGGGCGCGGCCCTCGCGCCGCACAAGGCGCTGCTGGCGCAACTGGCCGGCGTGCTGATCCTGTTTTTTGGTCTGGTGATGCTGGGGGCGCTGCGGCTGCCCTTCCTCATGCGCGATACCCGTCAGCTTGCCGACGCCGGGGGTTACGGGCCGGTGGCGCTGGGCGCGGCCTTCGCCTTCGGGTGGAGCCCCTGCCTGGGGCCGGCGCTGGGCAGCATCCTGGGACTGGCGGCGAGCACCGCCAGTCTGCAGACCGGGGTGGGACTGCTCGCGGCCTACACGGCGGGACTGGCCGTGCCCTTTCTGCTCGCCGCGCTGCTGTGGGACCGCCTGAAACTGCGCCGTCTGAACCGCTACGCGGGCGTGTTCGAGAAGGTCGGCGGCGCGCTGCTGGTCGCGGTCGGGGTGCTCATGCTCACGGGGCAGTTCACGCGCCTGGCGTCCTTTTTCTACAGCGTCAT